A single region of the Brachypodium distachyon strain Bd21 chromosome 3, Brachypodium_distachyon_v3.0, whole genome shotgun sequence genome encodes:
- the LOC100833909 gene encoding uncharacterized protein LOC100833909, which translates to MAPWWTNLKKLFREHDLEKNGEYVPGEPFLTEYELKNVSPRCRDLHSYYLQVFQRQQGINLSIEHHHFHHSDGALSITVPWSDLWNLYNLKELNASLMRCWTLHLIKIFEEEEFPIGFMDPHWMSGQSIEADRNKSRNYVADALAAHTQRGKEMIIVAYYSVEYDHCIMIAIFPSENSVSYLDSTQGNNWSNVAEFIDEAWSLARDKKGLESGNPKLSHDFEGMCLRKQVLVECGFSVCHKMLSFVENIFAEEKITKTMLVECDMKKIRNQLCDFLMEELDASSSELVTSKLEECSLASSMSE; encoded by the exons ATGGCGCCCTGGTGGACGAATCTCAAGAAACTGTTTCGTGAGCACGACTTAGAGAAG AATGGAGAGTACGTCCCTGGAGAGCCGTTCCTAACAGAATATGAGCTCAAGAATGTAAGTCCACGTTGCCGGGATCTACATTCTTACTATCTGCAAGTGTTCCAACGTCAACAGGGTATAAATCTGTCCATCGAGCACCACCACTTCCATCATAGTGATGGTGCTCTTAGCATCACGGTGCCTTGGTCGGATTTGTGGAATTTATACAACCTCAAGGAGCTCAACGCCTCGCTTATGAGATGCTGGACATT GCACCTCATCAAAATtttcgaggaagaagaatttCCAATTGGGTTCATGGACCCACATTGGATGTCTGGTCAATCAATTGAGGCCGATCGGAATAAGAGCAGGAATTATGTGGCCGATGCACTGGCGGCACATACTCAACGGGGGAAAGAGATGATAATTGTTGCATACTACAGTGTTGAGTACGATCATTGTATCATGATCGCTATTTTTCCGTCCGAGAACAGTGTTAGTTACCTTGATTCCACGCAGGGTAACAACTGGAGCAATGTGGCGGAGTTCATAGATGA GGCATGGTCTCTCGCTCGTGATAAGAAAGGATTGGAATCCGGAAACCCCAAACTGTCCCACGACTTCGAGGGCATGTGTCTCCGAAAACAGGTATTGGTGGAATGTGGTTTCTCTGTATGCCATAAGATGTTGTCATTTGTCGAAAATATATTCGCTGAAGAAAAGATCACCAAG ACGATGTTGGTGGAGTGCGACATGAAGAAGATTAGGAACCAATTATGTGACTTCCTCATGGAAGAATTGGATGCCAGCAGTTCAGAACTCGTCACATCGAAGCTTGAAGAGTGTAGTCTCGCGTCCTCAATGAGCGAATAG
- the LOC106866445 gene encoding uncharacterized protein LOC106866445 produces the protein MEMWNGSVAMQALDWDVSANISCLQCGSSTKTGILVFFFLSAKVLQERDILPCQGASTEHVQGQRNPFMRTHFLTAFACLGNIYALLYRPRKCSLTIEIEMEEEDP, from the exons ATG GAGATGTGGAATGGATCTGTAGCGATGCAGGCTCTTGATTGGGATGTGTCTGCAAACATTTCGTGCTTGCAGTGCGGTTCCTCTACAAAGACTGGGAttctggtttttttttttctatctg CCAAGGTGCTCCAAGAAAGAGATATTCTTCCTTGCCAAGGAGCAAGTACAGAGCACGTTCAAGGACAGAGGAACCCTTTTATGAGAACCCATTTCCTGACTGCATTTGCTTGTCTGGGAAACATTTATGCGTTGCTGTATAG GCCGAGGAAATGCTCATTGACTATCGAGATAGagatggaagaggaagaccCATGA